A DNA window from Arachis hypogaea cultivar Tifrunner chromosome 18, arahy.Tifrunner.gnm2.J5K5, whole genome shotgun sequence contains the following coding sequences:
- the LOC112770172 gene encoding uncharacterized protein, which translates to MTEEQRQQHLARRRATYRETIRQGKQIAMSTDTTPISTPMPNTGMKAMILAQVIEILITLLGKCLFATSKCSPGIDFMGSRQDMTQRYDDGMAIVLKEGKPDIFLTMTCNPSWSEIASELSPTQTPQDLPDLTTRIFRAKFKQLKEDVITKGVLGKVKSYIYVTKFQKRGLPHIHMLLILENNDKLSDADQYDSLVRAEIPCKEAEPHIHEAVLRHMVHVPCGTLNQSSPCMKNGQCKHNYPKEFVAETRRDDDSYPQYRRRFDTPIPINQNVTIDNRWVVPYNPWLLLKYDCHINVEICSSIKSIKYLYKYCYKGPDRVAMKVHRSSHYDEVKQFIDARWIVVSKACWRIFKFNLYRMYPSVERHLLYREIPEYYSWHSKEKEWRRRRSQKRAIGRIYTISPTEREKFYLRILLSNVREPTGWDDLLTVNGVQYSSFKQSIQHQRLLESDSSIRSCLVEASILRMPCALRRLFATILIFCEPTDVRRLWDEFLSYMVDDYPSTSTTTCHGLTNRLLRDLNDILLQHGKHIAQYDLSALTSDNDNDNLMPRIIQEEMSIEVP; encoded by the exons ATGACCGAAGAACAAAGACAGCAACACCTAGCTAGAAGACGTGCAACTTATCGCGAGACGATTCGACAAGGAAAACAAATTGCCATGTCAACTGATACAACTCCTATTTCAACTCCTATGCCAAACACAG GAATGAAAGCAATGATACTGGCACAAGTAATAGAGATCCTAATAACATTGTTG GGGAAATGTCTCTTTGCCACAAGTAAATGCTCCCcaggaatagatttcatgggcaGTCGTCAAGACATGACCCAACGGTACGATGATGGAATGGCTATTGTTCTTAAAGAAGGAAAACCGGATATTTTTCTCACTATGACATGCAATCCATCATGGTCAGAAATAGCTTCAGAACTCAGTCCTACTCAAACTCCACAAGATCTTCCGGATCTAACAACTAGGATTTTCAGAGCCAAATTCAAACAATTAAAGGAGGATGTCATTACCAAGGGTGTATTGGGAAAggtaaaaagttatatttatgtCACCAAGTTTCAGAAAAGAGGATTACCACACATACATATGTTGCTAATCCTAGAAAACAACGACAAGTTGAGTGATGCTGACCAATATGATAGTTTGGTTCGAGCGGAAATACCATGTAAAGAAGCAGAACCGCACATACATGAGGCAGTGCTAAGGCATATGGTCCATGTTCCTTGCGGAACACTTAATCAATCTTCACCATGCATGAAAAATGGTCAATGTAAACACAACTATCCAAAAGAGTTCGTAGCAGAGACACGACGAGATGATGACTCATATCCTCAATATAGGAGGCGATTTGATACTCCAATCCCTATAAACCAAAATGTCACAATTGACAATAGATGGGTAGTTCCGTACAACCCTTGGCTACTACTGAAGTATGATTGCCATATCAATGTAGAGATATGTAGCAGTATCAAGAGTATAAAGTATCTATACAAGTATTGCTATAAGGGACCAGATCGTGTTGCAATGAAGGTTCACAGAAGTTCTCATTATGATGAGGTGAAACAGTTTATTGATGCAAGATGGATTGttgtttcaaaggcatgctggaGAATATTTAAATTCAACCTTTACCGAATGTACCCATCAGTTGAAAG GCATCTTTTGTATAGGGAAATCCCAGAATATTACAGTTGGCACAGCAAGGAAAAAGAATGGCGTCGACGCAGGTCACAAAAGAGGGCTATCGGTCGGATCTATACTATTTCACCAACAGAAAGAGAAAAATTCTATTTGCGTATTCTATTGTCAAATGTAAGAGAACCAACTGGTTGGGATGATTTGTTAACAGTGAATGGTGTCCAATATTCGTCCTTTAAGCAATCCATTCAGCATCAAAGACTGCTAGAGAGTGATAGCAGTATAAGGTCATGTTTGGTTGAGGCTTCCATTTTAAGAATGCCATGTGCTTTAAGAAGGTTGTTTGCCACCATCTTAATTTTTTGTGAGCCAACAGATGTAAGAAGGTTGTGGGACGAGTTTCTTTCATACATGGTAGATGATTATCCATCAACAAGCACTACAACATGCCATGGGTTGACAAATCGTTTGCTTAGGGATTTAAATGACATCCTCTTACAACATGGAAAACATATTGCACAATACGATTTATCAGCTCTAACCTCGGACAACGACAATGACAACTTGATGCCTAGAATTATTCAAGAAGAGATGTCCATcgaagttccttga